In Polyangia bacterium, the following are encoded in one genomic region:
- the minE gene encoding cell division topological specificity factor MinE, which translates to MKFLDYFRRSPTTASLAKDRLSIIVARERTGPRSGSAPDYLPQLQQELLAVIARYEKIDLEHVSVNLDRSGGCEVLELNIVLPDGQSVGGSLKGKASGRGAIAAS; encoded by the coding sequence ATGAAGTTTCTCGATTACTTCCGTCGTTCGCCGACCACCGCTTCGTTGGCCAAGGATCGACTGTCGATCATCGTGGCTCGCGAACGAACCGGCCCGCGCTCCGGTTCAGCGCCCGACTACTTGCCGCAGCTGCAACAAGAGCTGTTGGCGGTGATTGCCCGCTATGAAAAGATCGACCTTGAACATGTGTCGGTCAACCTGGACCGTTCCGGCGGCTGCGAGGTGCTGGAACTGAACATCGTGCTGCCGGACGGACAATCGGTGGGCGGTTCCTTGAAAGGGAAAGCCAGCGGGCGGGGCGCCATCGCCGCCAGCTGA